Proteins encoded by one window of Dendropsophus ebraccatus isolate aDenEbr1 chromosome 4, aDenEbr1.pat, whole genome shotgun sequence:
- the LOC138789502 gene encoding uncharacterized protein: MEAQRVLLAPLLLLAPSFASEMTETSVTSGRATPQDGGHNSGVIIALGVAAVLAIITIIFCAIYWIRRRRRPMAEEEELREVLVDTPDVPEVDVTPEEAMDGGDEAPTEEAETTSHWPIHIDVTSIIRHMADLKPKPKKPAPMAMTLFEKTQEIKRKRRFRSLRSFFRYYRQKPLTRSQIRREQAEKTRQVCLWLDRRRGKKIKIEEKNPKKRRRSCLCCG; encoded by the exons ATGGAGGCTCAGCGTGTGCTGCTCGCACCATTACTGCTATTAGCTCCAAGCTTTGCATCAGAGATGACTGAGACATCAG TGACCTCAGGGAGAGCGACCCCCCAGGACGGCGGCCATAATA GCGGAGTTATTATCGCTCTTGGCGTCGCGGCGGTCCTGGCTATTATCACCATCATCTTCTG CGCTATATATTGGATCAGACGCCGGCGTCGCCCAATGGCAGAAGAGGAGGAACTGAGAGAAGTCCTGGTCGATACACCAG ATGTGCCAGAGGTGGATGTGACCCCGGAAGAGGCCATGGATGGTGGAGATGAAGCCCCCACTGAGGAGGCTGAGACCACCAGCCATTGGCCAATCCACATAGATGTGACGTCCATCATTAGACACATGGCGGATTTAAAACCAAAACCAAAAAAGCCTGCTCCGATGGCCATGACATTGTTTGAAAAAACCCAAGAAATTAAGAGGAAGAGGAGGTTTAGAAGCTTACGATCCTTCTTCAGATACTACAGGCAAAAACCATTAACAAGAAGCCAGATAAGAAGAGAACAAGCGGAGAAAACCCGGCAGGTCTGCCTCTGGCTGGACAGGAgacgggggaaaaaaatcaaaatcGAGGAGAAAAATCCCAAAAAGAGGAGGAGATCATGCCTATGTTGTGGGTAA